The Candidatus Poribacteria bacterium genome segment CAATGAAGAGATGTTTGCCTGACTCCGCCAGACGCAGCGCTGTGGGTGTCGCTTCATTGGGGGGCAGCATAATGACAGAAAAGTCAAAATCCTCATTTGCCATCAAGCTGTCGAGATCAGTATAGATACGCGCAGCCGGATCGGCGTGGCGGATTTCGTCTAGTAACTCTGCCTGATCCGGTGAGGATTCACAGTATGCTACAATTTCTACGTCTTCCTGTCCTTTGAACGACTTGAGCAGACCGTGGTTTTTATCGGGGTGTAGGCTGCCGGCGTGGATGTGAAGGCCAACCACGGCAGCTTTGAGGGGCAATTCTTGTGTGGGCATTTATCTCATTCTTTCCGTAGAAATAGTTTTGGATTTCTGTAGATCGATTTTCTAAAATTGACGCTTTGGTGTCGAGATGTAAATCTCGACCTACTTTCTATGGAAATCGCTCGTCAGTCAGTGTCGAGATGTGAATCTCGACCTACAATTTACTTTCCATGGAAATCGCTCGTCAGAGNNNNNNNNNNNNNNNNNNNNNNNNNNNNNNNNNNNNNNNNNNNNNNNNNNNNNNNNNNNNNNNNNNNNNNNNNNNNNNNNNNNNNNNNNNNNNNNNNNNNNNNNNNNNNNNNNNNNNNNNNNNNNNNNNNNNNNNNNNNNNNNNNNNNNNNNNNNNNNNNNNNNNNNNNNNNNNNNNNNNNNNNNNNNNNNNNNNNNNNNNNNNNNNNNNNNNNNNNNNNNNNNNNNNNNNNNNNNNNNNNNNNNNNNNNNNNNNNNNNNNNNNNNNNAACTGTAGCCGGTGCCAACAACTGGTAGGTCCGGGTACGCTTGCTGAATCTCCCCCGTCAGTCGGATATGCCGATCAACACCGATAAGCGGGTGTTCGGGGGTTTCGTAACCGTCGATTGGTGGGCGTTCAAACGGGCGCCCGATATGTGGGTTGAAATAGGGGCTTCCTGTGGTGACGTTAACCAGTTTGACCCCAAGTTCCTTGAGGGCTCCGACCAACTTGATTGGTTCAGTCATATCCGGTTGTGGTGGATTGTTTTCATCAACACCGAAGCCGTAAAGATAAGGCGTGGGGATGTCCCGTGGCACTCCTATCGTCGTCTCCGGATCCTCCATGAAAGCCACACCGTCGTAGACGTTGAGTCGGGTGGCAAGGATAAGACCGTCTCCGACCTCCGCTCGAATCTTGCCGACGATGTTGCGGATAAACCGGGTACGGTTCTCGAAGCTGCCGCCGTATTTCCCTTCCCGTGTTTTCGCTGCCAAAAGTTCGGAGAGTAGGTAGGTGTGGCACTGCTTGAGGTCGACAAAGTCGAACCCTGTCTTCCATGCCAACTTAGCGGCTTCTACAAAGATATCCTCCTGGCGTTCCAGATAATCATCGCTCAGTACAGGATAGTCGTCAGGGATGGGAATTTTGTTTTTCTTATCGATTAGTGTAACTTTGTCAACAACAGGATGGCGAAAAGCGATTAGTGGTTTCTGATAGCTATACCGCCCTGAATGGGTCAGCTGCATTCCAACGATGATCTCTTCATTGGGACCGAACTCCTCTC includes the following:
- a CDS encoding Gfo/Idh/MocA family oxidoreductase; the protein is MPTQELPLKAAVVGLHIHAGSLHPDKNHGLLKSFKGQEDVEIVAYCESSPDQAELLDEIRHADPAARIYTDLDSLMANEDFDFSVIMLPPNEATPTALRLAESGKHLFI
- a CDS encoding NADH:flavin oxidoreductase, which gives rise to MLKKKHFRYRDIDALRAEIAELGLSICLEEKIEKLLEPVQIGHKVASNAFGIHPMEGCDGTLDGKPSELTIRRWERFGRGGAKLIWGEATALFDEVKSNSRQLVINDETASSMESILNLTRNAHREEFGPNEEIIVGMQLTHSGRYSYQKPLIAFRHPVVDKVTLIDKKNKIPIPDDYPVLSDDYLERQEDIFVEAAKLAWKTGFDFVDLKQCHTYLLSELLAAKTREGKYGGSFENRTRFIRNIVGKIRAEVGDGLILATRLNVYDGVAFMEDPETTIGVPRDIPTPYLYGFGVDENNPPQPDMTEPIKLVGALKELGVKLVNVTTGSPYFNPHIGRPFERPPIDGYETPEHPLIGVDRHIRLTGEIQQAYPDLPVVGTGYS